One window of the Pyrinomonadaceae bacterium genome contains the following:
- a CDS encoding GNAT family N-acetyltransferase translates to MTDTWQRDDYTISTDRSRLNIELIHNFISKDSYWGKGRAREVVERSIENSFPFGIYKGDEQVGFARIVTDYATFAWVADVFVLPAHRGRGLSKWLMEIILAHPQLQGFRRWVLSTKDAHGVYERFGFIKLHRPERWMERPDPDMKESPDYWQ, encoded by the coding sequence ATGACCGATACCTGGCAGCGAGACGACTACACCATCAGCACCGATCGTTCGCGTCTGAACATCGAGCTGATTCACAACTTCATTAGCAAAGATTCCTACTGGGGCAAAGGCCGCGCGCGCGAAGTTGTCGAGCGTTCAATCGAGAACTCATTTCCGTTTGGAATCTACAAAGGCGATGAGCAGGTCGGGTTCGCCCGCATCGTGACGGACTATGCGACGTTTGCGTGGGTCGCCGACGTGTTCGTTCTGCCTGCACATCGCGGCCGCGGACTTTCCAAGTGGTTGATGGAAATCATTCTCGCGCATCCGCAGTTGCAGGGCTTTCGCCGCTGGGTCCTCTCGACAAAAGATGCGCACGGCGTTTACGAACGGTTTGGTTTCATCAAGCTTCACCGGCCCGAGCGTTGGATGGAACGGCCCGATCCGGACATGAAGGAGAGTCCGGATTATTGGCAGTGA
- a CDS encoding regulatory protein RecX, giving the protein MRQRRRSKASDEEPPPLTPEKARALVFQRAAKLLAAKQRSVEELREKLSTTRGATKPMIDEVIARLKGYGYLDDAKFAQSYASLRLRERPIGRRRLQRDLWLKKIDKQTAETALDEVFESTPEEDLIERAIAKRIRLRGKPKTREDAKKLFDHLIRQGFEFELVSDKVRALSQNRIDDSD; this is encoded by the coding sequence ATGCGCCAGCGACGACGATCAAAAGCGTCCGATGAAGAGCCGCCGCCGCTCACCCCAGAGAAAGCGCGCGCACTTGTCTTTCAACGCGCCGCGAAACTGCTCGCGGCTAAGCAGCGTTCCGTTGAAGAGCTGCGAGAGAAACTATCGACCACGCGCGGCGCGACTAAACCAATGATTGATGAAGTCATCGCCCGCCTGAAAGGATACGGCTATCTCGATGACGCAAAGTTCGCGCAGAGCTACGCCTCGCTTCGCCTGCGCGAGCGGCCCATCGGCCGGCGCCGGCTGCAACGCGACTTGTGGCTGAAGAAGATTGACAAGCAAACTGCCGAGACGGCCCTCGATGAAGTCTTCGAATCTACGCCCGAAGAAGATTTGATCGAGCGCGCCATCGCGAAACGCATTCGCCTGCGGGGAAAACCCAAGACTCGCGAAGACGCCAAGAAGCTCTTCGATCACTTAATTCGCCAGGGTTTTGAATTCGAATTGGTGAGCGATAAGGTGCGCGCGCTGTCGCAAAACCGAATTGATGATTCGGATTAA
- the gpmI gene encoding 2,3-bisphosphoglycerate-independent phosphoglycerate mutase: protein MRTPLALIILDGFGYRAERDGNAIAQAEMPFYNELLEKYPNTLLQASGECVGLPSGVMGNSNVGHLCMGAGRVVRTDLEYINHEIRTGAFAQNLVLNAAIDNAVNHDRALHVMGLTSDGMVHSSQEHAFALLRMAKDREVRRVYVHCFLDGRDTPPQSADKYVAQMQSACRDIGVGEIASMVGRYYAMDRDKRWERNERAYRLLVHGEGEPATDPIAAIKKSYERGLHDEFVEPIVLVGADGKPVATIQDGDSVIFFNFRADRARQITSTLAVPGFDDFPTPNRPHTHFVCFAIYDKTYPLPVAFPPEAPRNILADVFAGIGVRNYRMAETEKYAHVTYFFNGGTEREFPHEKRLLVPSPKVATYDLLPEMSAFKVTDKFLRALEERDTDVFIVNFANPDMVGHTGKLDKTIEACQYVDTCLGWISKAVASAKGTMLITADHGNAEQMLDLYTGEPHTAHTSNPVPFVLIDKDSIGVKLHSEGALEDVAPTMLGLLGIEKPAEMTGKDLRER from the coding sequence ATGAGAACTCCACTTGCACTCATTATTCTCGACGGCTTTGGCTATCGCGCGGAACGCGACGGCAACGCGATCGCCCAGGCGGAGATGCCTTTCTACAACGAGCTGCTCGAAAAATATCCAAACACTTTGCTGCAAGCGTCAGGTGAATGCGTTGGCTTACCCAGCGGCGTAATGGGTAACTCGAACGTGGGTCATTTGTGCATGGGCGCCGGCCGGGTCGTGCGCACAGATCTTGAATACATCAATCATGAAATTCGCACCGGCGCTTTTGCTCAGAATCTGGTGTTGAATGCAGCGATTGATAACGCCGTCAATCACGATCGCGCGCTGCATGTCATGGGTTTGACGTCAGACGGCATGGTGCATTCGTCACAGGAACACGCGTTCGCTCTGTTGCGGATGGCCAAAGATCGCGAAGTGCGTCGCGTGTATGTTCACTGTTTTCTGGATGGCCGCGACACGCCGCCGCAATCGGCGGACAAATACGTCGCGCAGATGCAGAGCGCGTGTCGCGACATCGGCGTGGGCGAGATCGCTTCAATGGTGGGACGTTACTACGCGATGGATCGAGACAAACGCTGGGAGCGAAACGAACGCGCTTATCGTCTGCTCGTGCATGGCGAAGGCGAGCCGGCTACCGATCCAATCGCGGCGATCAAGAAAAGCTATGAACGCGGCCTGCACGACGAATTTGTTGAGCCAATTGTACTCGTGGGTGCAGACGGGAAACCTGTCGCCACGATTCAGGATGGCGACTCAGTCATCTTCTTCAACTTTCGCGCGGATCGCGCGCGGCAGATCACCAGTACGTTGGCCGTTCCCGGCTTTGACGATTTCCCGACCCCGAACCGGCCGCACACGCACTTTGTTTGTTTTGCCATTTACGATAAGACGTATCCGCTGCCGGTAGCCTTTCCGCCGGAGGCGCCGCGAAACATTCTTGCTGACGTCTTTGCCGGAATCGGGGTGCGCAACTATCGGATGGCGGAAACTGAGAAGTACGCGCACGTCACTTACTTTTTCAATGGCGGGACAGAGCGCGAGTTTCCGCATGAGAAGCGCCTGCTGGTTCCTTCGCCGAAAGTCGCGACCTACGATCTGCTGCCTGAGATGTCGGCCTTCAAAGTTACCGACAAGTTCCTGCGCGCGCTCGAGGAACGCGACACGGACGTGTTCATCGTGAACTTCGCCAATCCCGATATGGTCGGCCACACCGGCAAGCTCGACAAAACAATCGAAGCTTGTCAGTACGTCGACACGTGTCTCGGCTGGATTTCGAAAGCCGTTGCGTCCGCGAAGGGCACCATGTTGATTACCGCTGATCACGGTAATGCCGAGCAGATGCTCGACCTATACACTGGTGAGCCGCACACCGCGCACACATCGAACCCGGTGCCGTTTGTTTTGATCGACAAGGATTCGATCGGTGTAAAGTTGCACAGTGAAGGGGCCTTGGAAGACGTCGCGCCGACGATGCTCGGGCTGTTGGGAATTGAGAAGCCTGCGGAGATGACGGGAAAAGATTTGCGGGAGAGATAG
- a CDS encoding PEP-CTERM sorting domain-containing protein: MLSIRAKLISVFGVAFLSLLTFPPAAKAEPVTITSGSVSVTSTVRDTLAFNFSGTGLSAWGINPHAPVQQNLSPCLSSASLCQPGDLILPNALIYLSAEGPSFVTYNGTTVQVSWASQDSFLQFTGAGVVIPASAAETDLVTLTMPFDMTGTINVHDVNDPGPVIFSTMINGSGIATLVLRRPAGNPEGFAVTEARYDFTPAAVPEPATMILLTTGIAGIVGKKYRARLRAKRP, translated from the coding sequence ATGCTCTCAATCAGAGCTAAGTTGATTAGCGTTTTTGGCGTTGCGTTTCTGTCGCTTCTCACGTTTCCACCGGCAGCCAAAGCTGAGCCTGTCACAATAACGAGTGGCTCTGTGAGTGTAACCAGCACCGTTCGCGACACACTAGCTTTCAATTTCTCGGGTACCGGCTTATCCGCCTGGGGTATTAATCCTCACGCGCCTGTTCAGCAAAACCTGTCGCCGTGTCTTTCGTCGGCGTCGCTTTGCCAGCCGGGAGACCTTATTCTCCCAAATGCGCTTATTTACCTTAGCGCTGAAGGGCCGTCGTTCGTTACTTACAATGGCACGACTGTCCAGGTGTCCTGGGCATCCCAGGATAGCTTTCTGCAGTTTACCGGGGCGGGCGTAGTTATTCCTGCTTCCGCGGCGGAGACCGATTTAGTGACGCTGACAATGCCCTTTGACATGACCGGCACAATAAATGTCCACGATGTGAATGATCCCGGCCCGGTGATTTTCAGCACCATGATTAACGGCAGCGGCATCGCGACCTTGGTGCTGCGGCGTCCGGCGGGGAACCCGGAGGGATTCGCAGTCACTGAGGCACGATATGACTTCACTCCGGCGGCGGTTCCCGAACCGGCCACAATGATTTTGTTAACGACGGGCATCGCCGGGATTGTCGGCAAGAAATATCGCGCGCGACTGCGCGCAAAGCGGCCTTAA
- a CDS encoding tRNA pseudouridine(55) synthase TruB gives MDGVLIIDKPAGMTSHDVVARVRRIIGERRVGHTGTLDPFATGVLVMLVGRATRLAQFLSGAEKEYEAVIRLGYATDTGDVTGVPLVSASPHAERGFGGEVSGNVQRHPQSLATRGEGSIPDFAEIEAAMASLTGEIEQVPPMYSAKKIGGRKLYEHARRGEEIERKPVRVTISAFELLSPGERESNQDGAVDLNARVICSAGTYIRTLAEDLGKRLGIGAHLSGLRRTRAGGFSIEDSITLEQLEERVENETVTDRLITPNKALSHLPDFEVRKEDETRLLNGIDLTIDAETGGTWADEQAIRLRNCEELLAVGLYERARGVVHPQVVIKQKDAELFGTR, from the coding sequence ATGGACGGTGTGCTAATCATTGATAAGCCGGCGGGGATGACGTCGCACGATGTGGTTGCGCGCGTGCGCCGAATCATCGGCGAGCGACGCGTCGGCCACACCGGCACGTTGGATCCGTTTGCGACTGGGGTCCTGGTGATGCTGGTCGGACGGGCAACGCGACTGGCGCAATTTCTCAGCGGCGCCGAGAAGGAATACGAAGCAGTGATTCGGCTTGGATACGCGACTGACACCGGTGACGTCACGGGCGTGCCCCTTGTTTCCGCTTCTCCGCATGCGGAGAGAGGGTTCGGGGGAGAGGTTAGTGGCAACGTCCAACGTCACCCTCAGTCCCTCGCCACTCGTGGGGAAGGAAGCATTCCGGACTTTGCGGAAATTGAAGCGGCCATGGCTTCCTTGACCGGCGAGATCGAACAAGTCCCGCCGATGTACTCTGCAAAGAAAATCGGTGGACGAAAACTCTACGAACACGCACGCCGGGGTGAAGAGATTGAAAGGAAACCGGTGCGCGTGACTATCTCCGCATTCGAACTGCTGTCCCCGGGCGAGCGGGAATCGAACCAGGACGGCGCGGTGGATCTGAACGCGCGCGTTATCTGTTCCGCGGGCACTTACATCCGGACGCTGGCGGAAGATTTAGGCAAGCGACTCGGCATCGGTGCTCACTTATCGGGATTGCGGCGCACACGCGCCGGCGGGTTCTCGATTGAAGATTCAATCACTTTGGAACAGCTTGAAGAACGCGTAGAGAACGAGACGGTCACGGATAGATTGATTACACCCAACAAGGCGCTTTCGCATTTGCCGGACTTTGAAGTTCGCAAGGAGGATGAAACGCGGCTCCTGAATGGAATCGATCTGACCATTGATGCCGAAACTGGTGGCACGTGGGCTGATGAACAGGCAATCCGTCTTAGAAATTGTGAGGAGTTGCTGGCGGTCGGCTTATACGAACGCGCCAGGGGCGTCGTCCATCCGCAGGTTGTGATTAAACAGAAGGACGCGGAGCTGTTTGGAACCCGCTGA
- a CDS encoding alpha/beta hydrolase — translation MKKRYLLAGLTGVAAGAIATKLLTRPRDVSWPESIKLIPHPEHSWFTRINGVRVHYQEAGDEDAPAIVLIHGFISSTLIWSDVFLPLADAGFRVIAIDMPGYGYSDKPADGQYTIDWQAHTIVSLLDRLEIDTATIVGASYGGAVAATIALDYPERVERLVLVGTVSNDNIRREPMVRVACLPLIGDVVTPLYLGSRWVLRKRVEDMHRRRGGVLDEHKLAARHHVLATKNAHRAMVRSMRRWSAERVSREANTIRMPTLIVWGEADSHVPLSDGLRLRDCIPGARLIVFRNCGHLPPAEQPEKFVQVLTQFCNTAEMRNAKPLKFKRKKSVPPAVAGG, via the coding sequence ATGAAAAAACGTTATCTACTTGCCGGACTTACGGGCGTCGCCGCGGGCGCAATCGCCACGAAACTTCTGACGCGGCCACGTGATGTCAGTTGGCCCGAAAGCATCAAACTGATCCCGCATCCGGAGCATTCCTGGTTCACGCGGATCAACGGCGTGCGCGTTCATTATCAGGAAGCCGGCGACGAAGACGCGCCGGCCATCGTGCTGATTCACGGCTTCATCTCTTCCACGCTTATCTGGAGTGACGTGTTTCTGCCCCTGGCTGATGCAGGCTTTCGCGTGATCGCGATCGACATGCCCGGCTACGGCTACTCGGACAAACCGGCTGACGGGCAATACACGATCGATTGGCAGGCGCACACAATTGTCAGCCTGCTCGATCGTCTGGAGATCGACACGGCCACCATCGTCGGCGCGTCATACGGTGGCGCAGTAGCGGCAACGATCGCGCTGGATTATCCGGAACGGGTCGAACGACTCGTGCTGGTCGGGACTGTTAGTAACGACAACATTCGCAGAGAGCCGATGGTGCGGGTCGCGTGTCTGCCGCTGATCGGAGACGTGGTGACGCCACTGTATCTCGGTTCGCGATGGGTGCTGCGAAAACGAGTCGAGGACATGCATCGCCGCCGCGGTGGCGTACTCGACGAACACAAGCTCGCAGCGCGGCATCACGTTCTCGCAACGAAGAACGCGCATCGCGCGATGGTGAGGTCAATGCGGCGGTGGAGTGCCGAACGAGTCTCGCGCGAGGCGAATACGATTCGCATGCCCACACTGATTGTTTGGGGCGAAGCCGATTCCCACGTGCCGCTCAGCGATGGCCTTCGTCTGCGCGATTGCATTCCGGGCGCGCGCTTAATCGTCTTTCGAAACTGCGGTCATCTGCCGCCCGCCGAACAGCCCGAGAAGTTTGTGCAGGTCCTCACTCAGTTCTGCAACACCGCGGAAATGCGGAACGCGAAGCCTCTGAAGTTCAAGCGCAAGAAGTCAGTACCACCTGCGGTAGCGGGTGGGTGA